The genome window TAGCCATAGCTGTGCCTGGGTATTTGGAAGCAAAAGTGCGCGCTGAGGTGGTGGACGTCCAAGTGAAAATGCGGGAAATCACGGGAGCTTTGGCGCAATACAGCATTGATTACAATGGGCAATTGCCGGAAAAATGGTCCTACGGACAACCTTCTCCGCTCAAACGGCTCGTTACTTTAGGCCTGATTTCTTACGAACCCACCGATCGCTTTAAAGAGGGGCTTCAAGGGGTTGGCGTTTGGTATTCCGATCCCTACATCACATTCGACTATATCGATCCAACCAATAACCAACATAAACTTTGGTTCGCCAGAATGATCGCCAAAGCCGGAACCGCCCCAAAAACGAATCCTTTTCAATATTGGTACATGAAAAGCATCGGTCCCGATCAGACGGATTTCCACGATGAGGGCAATATTCGCGGCTTGAACAAAGCCAATCCCTTGGGGATGGTGGAATACGATCCCACGAATGGCGTCTTCAGTTTGGGCGAAATTACTCGCTCGGATCAGGACGGCTCCTAAACCGTTAGCGCATGATATCTCCAACGCCGCTTCCTTCTCAAAGGCAAGCGGCGTTTTTATTATCCGGTTTTTCCATTCGGTTCGATGGTCTTACCCTGTAGTAATTCCCCGTCCGTCATAAAATAATGTTCTGCGACGCTATTATGCGAGGTTCGATTATGTTGTATGTTTCAGGTTTTCCCGTTGGTATGCTGCAAGCGAATTGTTATATTCTTTACGATTCGGATTCCGGCGACGCCGCCGTTATCGATCCGGGAGACGAAGGGGAAAGGATCATACAAACCGTCGAGAATCTCAACGTACAACCGAGGTTATTGCTCAACACGCACGGTCACGGGGATCACATCGGCGCCAACAAGCGAATCAAGGATGCCTTTTCCGTCCCTCTAGCGATTCATCGGGACGACGCCTCCATGCTGACGGACGCCGTAGAGAATCTATCCGCCAGATTCGACGTAACGATTCTTTCGCCTCCGGCGGATCTTCTGCTCGACGATGGAAGCGAGATCGATTTCGCGGGGAGGAAGATTCGCGCCTTGCATACGCCGGGCCACTCTCCAGGCGGCTGCTGCCTGCATGTGGAAAACCATCTCTTCACGGGAGACGCTCTTTTCAAAATGACCATCGGCCGCACCGATGTTCCAGGCGGCTCGCACGAACAACTGATGCGGGGCATCTTCGAGAAAATCCTCACGCTTCCCGACGATACGATTCTGTATCCCGGCCACGGGCCGCTTTCGACGGTGGGGGAGGAGAGGCGCAACAATTACTACATCCTGTCGTTTGCGGAATATTACTATTCGTAATCCGCGTTGCGCTTCTGGGAGCGCGGGCGTCCCGCCAACCATAGCGAAAAACAATGCAGGAGAGGTTTGGCGGACGATGAGCGAGCAGGAACCAAAGAAGACGAATCCCTATCTGCGCCAGTTTCTCGATCATCTCGTTTTGGAGAAGGGCGCGGCGAAGGCCACTCTAGACGCTTACCGCCGCGATGTTGAGCAGCATCTTCGCTTTTTGGAAGAACG of Candidatus Omnitrophota bacterium contains these proteins:
- a CDS encoding MBL fold metallo-hydrolase, with amino-acid sequence MLYVSGFPVGMLQANCYILYDSDSGDAAVIDPGDEGERIIQTVENLNVQPRLLLNTHGHGDHIGANKRIKDAFSVPLAIHRDDASMLTDAVENLSARFDVTILSPPADLLLDDGSEIDFAGRKIRALHTPGHSPGGCCLHVENHLFTGDALFKMTIGRTDVPGGSHEQLMRGIFEKILTLPDDTILYPGHGPLSTVGEERRNNYYILSFAEYYYS